The following are encoded in a window of Flavobacterium cupriresistens genomic DNA:
- a CDS encoding IS1182 family transposase — MRFKHYDQQQTILLPYSFDDLIPEKHPVRIVDQVVESINIQPLLKAYSKEGNPGYHPKMLLKVMLYAYMTNVYSSRKIELALRENINFMWLTSMTIVDHNTINRFRSDKLKENFKEIFKQVVLMLASEGLINLKQIYTDGTKIEAQAGRYTFVWGNSIKTNKAKMLTQLEELWNYAQSIDNEDGPNPEPTEFKEISKEVIEKTVAEIDAKLSGNGKASSKAKAKLRYIKNNFTANLEKYEKQQAILGERNSYSKTDTQATFMRMKEDHMLNGQLKPAYNTQISTQNQIIVHYTIHQNPTDTKTLKPHLENLEQTFGKKVFKKIQEITTDAGYGSEENYDYLEKKKLTAFVKYNTFEKEQDQNYQKKHKTFSKENLYYNQEEDYYICPMGQKMHKTHENEKKTAAGYTQTLSHYQAKNCEGCLLRGQCFKAKGNRSIERNHNLERHKQQARELLLSEIGIQRRKQRSADVEPVFAQLKHNNGFRRFSLKGLQKVELEFGLMALGHNLRKKIAA, encoded by the coding sequence ATGAGATTTAAACATTATGACCAACAGCAAACGATACTTTTACCTTATTCGTTTGACGATTTAATTCCAGAGAAACATCCTGTTCGAATAGTGGATCAGGTTGTGGAATCAATTAACATCCAGCCTCTTTTAAAAGCCTACAGCAAAGAAGGCAATCCAGGTTATCATCCAAAGATGCTTCTCAAAGTGATGTTGTATGCCTATATGACCAATGTATACTCTTCTCGAAAGATAGAACTGGCACTTCGCGAGAATATTAATTTTATGTGGCTAACTTCGATGACTATTGTAGATCACAATACTATTAACCGTTTTAGAAGTGATAAGCTTAAAGAGAATTTTAAAGAGATCTTCAAACAGGTCGTTTTGATGTTAGCATCAGAAGGACTCATCAATCTAAAACAAATCTATACAGACGGAACAAAGATAGAAGCTCAGGCCGGCAGGTACACTTTTGTCTGGGGCAACAGTATCAAAACCAACAAAGCCAAAATGCTGACTCAGCTGGAAGAATTATGGAACTATGCCCAAAGTATTGATAATGAAGACGGCCCCAACCCGGAACCAACTGAGTTCAAGGAAATCAGCAAAGAAGTAATCGAGAAAACTGTAGCTGAAATAGATGCCAAACTCTCTGGCAATGGAAAGGCTAGCTCCAAAGCAAAAGCCAAATTGCGTTATATTAAAAATAATTTTACTGCTAACTTAGAAAAATATGAAAAGCAGCAAGCTATTCTAGGAGAAAGAAACAGTTACAGCAAAACCGATACCCAGGCTACTTTTATGCGTATGAAAGAAGACCATATGTTAAACGGACAGCTCAAGCCAGCTTATAATACTCAGATATCTACACAAAACCAGATCATCGTTCACTATACCATCCATCAAAATCCAACCGATACCAAAACACTCAAGCCCCACTTGGAAAATTTGGAGCAGACCTTCGGCAAAAAAGTGTTTAAAAAGATACAAGAGATCACTACAGACGCAGGTTATGGAAGTGAAGAAAACTACGATTATCTGGAGAAAAAAAAGCTAACGGCTTTTGTGAAATATAATACTTTTGAAAAAGAACAGGATCAAAACTACCAAAAGAAACACAAGACTTTTAGCAAGGAGAATCTATATTACAATCAGGAAGAAGACTATTATATATGTCCAATGGGACAGAAAATGCATAAAACCCATGAGAATGAGAAAAAAACGGCAGCGGGATATACTCAGACCTTATCCCATTATCAAGCCAAAAACTGTGAAGGCTGTCTCTTGCGAGGACAATGTTTTAAAGCCAAAGGCAACAGAAGCATAGAGCGAAACCACAACCTTGAAAGGCATAAACAACAAGCAAGAGAATTACTGCTCAGCGAAATAGGGATACAAAGAAGAAAACAACGCTCTGCCGATGTAGAGCCTGTATTTGCTCAACTCAAACATAATAATGGATTTAGACGATTTTCTTTAAAAGGACTTCAAAAAGTTGAATTAGAGTTCGGATTAATGGCTTTAGGTCACAACTTAAGAAAGAAAATTGCAGCATAA